Proteins found in one Lycium ferocissimum isolate CSIRO_LF1 chromosome 6, AGI_CSIRO_Lferr_CH_V1, whole genome shotgun sequence genomic segment:
- the LOC132059941 gene encoding protein DETOXIFICATION 16-like isoform X1 codes for MEGQSSSLQAPLVSNQESSHDNKEEHEQDYGGEIIEEIKRQLGLAVPLIAVNVLQYCLQVISIMFVGHLGELALSGASMATSFASVTGFSVLLGMGSALETLCGQAYGAKQYHMLGIFTQRAMLVLLSLSILLLLIWFNTSTILIACGQDRDISIEAGQFNRWMISGLFAYGILQCLNRFLQTQNIVMPMMLTSGITALFHVLICWLFVFKIDLGSKGAALANAISYWVNVFLLAGYVKVSPACRKTWTGFSKEAWHDVLDFIKLAIPSAIMICFEYWSFEMVVLLSGLLPNPKLETSVLSISLNTCWMVYMVSVGLGAAISTRVSNELGAGRPQGARLALCVVAIVAITVGLIIATTTILVRFAWGRLYSNEEEVIRYVAKILPLLALSDFLDGFQCVLSGAARGCGWQKLRAYINLGAYYVVGLPSSVLFAFVFNTGGMVHLHYSFNNPTPKLPLIKSYLSVFDLCSYFQGLWMGIICALLVQNVALIAINICTNWDKEARKAVNRVPRLWIS; via the exons atggAAGGTCAAAGTTCAAGTCTACAAGCTCCATTAGTGTCAAATCAAGAAAGCAGCCATGATAATAAAGAAGAACATGAACAAGATTATGGAGGAGAGATCATTGAAGAAATAAAGAGGCAACTAGGACTTGCTGTCCCTCTTATAGCAGTCAATGTTCTGCAGTACTGTTTGCAAGTTATTAGCATCATGTTCGTCGGACACCTCGGTGAATTGGCTCTCTCTGGTGCTTCCATGGCTACTTCTTTTGCTTCAGTCACTGGATTCAGTGTTTTG TTAGGAATGGGAAGTGCACTGGAAACACTATGTGGGCAAGCCTACGGAGCTAAACAATACCACATGCTTGGCATTTTCACACAGAGAGCAATGCTAGTTCTTCTTTCCTTGAGCATTTTGCTCTTACTGATATGGTTCAACACCAGTACAATTCTCATCGCTTGTGGTCAAGACCGTGATATATCTATCGAAGCAGGACAATTTAATCGATGGATGATTTCGGGCCTTTTTGCGTATGGCATCCTTCAATGCCTCAACAGATTTTTACAGACTCAGAATATAGTGATGCCCATGATGTTGACCTCTGGTATCACGGCTTTGTTCCACGTTCTTATATGTTGGCTTTTCGTGTTCAAGATTGATCTTGGAAGCAAGGGGGCTGCTTTGGCTAATGCCATTTCGTATTGGGTTAACGTGTTTTTGTTAGCCGGTTATGTTAAAGTTTCCCCGGCTTGTAGAAAAACTTGGACTGGTTTTTCGAAGGAAGCTTGGCATGACGTTCTGGATTTTATCAAGCTCGCCATTCCTTCTGCAATTATGATTTG CTTTGAATATTGGTCATTTGAGATGGTTGTTCTTTTATCTGGCCTTCTCCCTAATCCTAAATTAGAGACATCAGTGTTATCGATAAG TCTTAATACTTGTTGGATGGTATACATGGTTTCAGTTGGACTTGGTGCTGCTATAAG CACAAGAGTTTCAAATGAGTTGGGGGCTGGTCGTCCACAAGGAGCACGATTAGCTTTATGTGTTGTTGCCATAGTGGCCATCACAGTAGGATTGATAATCGCAACCACCACAATTTTGGTTCGTTTTGCGTGGGGGAGGCTATACAGCAACGAAGAAGAAGTGATTAGATACGTTGCCAAGATTTTACCTCTGCTTGCTTTATCTGATTTCCTGGATGGCTTCCAATGTGTGCTTTCAG GGGCTGCTAGAGGATGTGGATGGCAAAAACTCCGTGCATATATCAATCTTGGTGCTTATTATGTTGTGGGGTTACCTTCTTCTGTTCTCTTTGCATTTGTTTTCAATACTGGAGGCATGGTACATCTCCATTACTCCTTTAACAACCCCACCCCCAAACTACCCCTCATCAAATCTTATCTTTCTGTCTTTGATTTATGTTCATACTTTCAGGGACTATGGATGGGGATCATTTGTGCCCTGCTAGTGCAAAATGTGGCACTAATCGCGATAAATATATGCACTAATTGGGACAAGGAG GCAAGAAAAGCTGTAAATAGAGTTCCAAGGCTGTGGATTAGTTGA
- the LOC132059941 gene encoding protein DETOXIFICATION 16-like isoform X3 has translation MGSALETLCGQAYGAKQYHMLGIFTQRAMLVLLSLSILLLLIWFNTSTILIACGQDRDISIEAGQFNRWMISGLFAYGILQCLNRFLQTQNIVMPMMLTSGITALFHVLICWLFVFKIDLGSKGAALANAISYWVNVFLLAGYVKVSPACRKTWTGFSKEAWHDVLDFIKLAIPSAIMICFEYWSFEMVVLLSGLLPNPKLETSVLSISLNTCWMVYMVSVGLGAAISTRVSNELGAGRPQGARLALCVVAIVAITVGLIIATTTILVRFAWGRLYSNEEEVIRYVAKILPLLALSDFLDGFQCVLSGAARGCGWQKLRAYINLGAYYVVGLPSSVLFAFVFNTGGMVHLHYSFNNPTPKLPLIKSYLSVFDLCSYFQGLWMGIICALLVQNVALIAINICTNWDKEARKAVNRVPRLWIS, from the exons ATGGGAAGTGCACTGGAAACACTATGTGGGCAAGCCTACGGAGCTAAACAATACCACATGCTTGGCATTTTCACACAGAGAGCAATGCTAGTTCTTCTTTCCTTGAGCATTTTGCTCTTACTGATATGGTTCAACACCAGTACAATTCTCATCGCTTGTGGTCAAGACCGTGATATATCTATCGAAGCAGGACAATTTAATCGATGGATGATTTCGGGCCTTTTTGCGTATGGCATCCTTCAATGCCTCAACAGATTTTTACAGACTCAGAATATAGTGATGCCCATGATGTTGACCTCTGGTATCACGGCTTTGTTCCACGTTCTTATATGTTGGCTTTTCGTGTTCAAGATTGATCTTGGAAGCAAGGGGGCTGCTTTGGCTAATGCCATTTCGTATTGGGTTAACGTGTTTTTGTTAGCCGGTTATGTTAAAGTTTCCCCGGCTTGTAGAAAAACTTGGACTGGTTTTTCGAAGGAAGCTTGGCATGACGTTCTGGATTTTATCAAGCTCGCCATTCCTTCTGCAATTATGATTTG CTTTGAATATTGGTCATTTGAGATGGTTGTTCTTTTATCTGGCCTTCTCCCTAATCCTAAATTAGAGACATCAGTGTTATCGATAAG TCTTAATACTTGTTGGATGGTATACATGGTTTCAGTTGGACTTGGTGCTGCTATAAG CACAAGAGTTTCAAATGAGTTGGGGGCTGGTCGTCCACAAGGAGCACGATTAGCTTTATGTGTTGTTGCCATAGTGGCCATCACAGTAGGATTGATAATCGCAACCACCACAATTTTGGTTCGTTTTGCGTGGGGGAGGCTATACAGCAACGAAGAAGAAGTGATTAGATACGTTGCCAAGATTTTACCTCTGCTTGCTTTATCTGATTTCCTGGATGGCTTCCAATGTGTGCTTTCAG GGGCTGCTAGAGGATGTGGATGGCAAAAACTCCGTGCATATATCAATCTTGGTGCTTATTATGTTGTGGGGTTACCTTCTTCTGTTCTCTTTGCATTTGTTTTCAATACTGGAGGCATGGTACATCTCCATTACTCCTTTAACAACCCCACCCCCAAACTACCCCTCATCAAATCTTATCTTTCTGTCTTTGATTTATGTTCATACTTTCAGGGACTATGGATGGGGATCATTTGTGCCCTGCTAGTGCAAAATGTGGCACTAATCGCGATAAATATATGCACTAATTGGGACAAGGAG GCAAGAAAAGCTGTAAATAGAGTTCCAAGGCTGTGGATTAGTTGA
- the LOC132059941 gene encoding protein DETOXIFICATION 16-like isoform X2, with the protein MEGQSSSLQAPLVSNQESSHDNKEEHEQDYGGEIIEEIKRQLGLAVPLIAVNVLQYCLQVISIMFVGHLGELALSGASMATSFASVTGFSVLLGMGSALETLCGQAYGAKQYHMLGIFTQRAMLVLLSLSILLLLIWFNTSTILIACGQDRDISIEAGQFNRWMISGLFAYGILQCLNRFLQTQNIVMPMMLTSGITALFHVLICWLFVFKIDLGSKGAALANAISYWVNVFLLAGYVKVSPACRKTWTGFSKEAWHDVLDFIKLAIPSAIMICFEYWSFEMVVLLSGLLPNPKLETSVLSISLNTCWMVYMVSVGLGAAISTRVSNELGAGRPQGARLALCVVAIVAITVGLIIATTTILVRFAWGRLYSNEEEVIRYVAKILPLLALSDFLDGFQCVLSGAARGCGWQKLRAYINLGAYYVVGLPSSVLFAFVFNTGGMGLWMGIICALLVQNVALIAINICTNWDKEARKAVNRVPRLWIS; encoded by the exons atggAAGGTCAAAGTTCAAGTCTACAAGCTCCATTAGTGTCAAATCAAGAAAGCAGCCATGATAATAAAGAAGAACATGAACAAGATTATGGAGGAGAGATCATTGAAGAAATAAAGAGGCAACTAGGACTTGCTGTCCCTCTTATAGCAGTCAATGTTCTGCAGTACTGTTTGCAAGTTATTAGCATCATGTTCGTCGGACACCTCGGTGAATTGGCTCTCTCTGGTGCTTCCATGGCTACTTCTTTTGCTTCAGTCACTGGATTCAGTGTTTTG TTAGGAATGGGAAGTGCACTGGAAACACTATGTGGGCAAGCCTACGGAGCTAAACAATACCACATGCTTGGCATTTTCACACAGAGAGCAATGCTAGTTCTTCTTTCCTTGAGCATTTTGCTCTTACTGATATGGTTCAACACCAGTACAATTCTCATCGCTTGTGGTCAAGACCGTGATATATCTATCGAAGCAGGACAATTTAATCGATGGATGATTTCGGGCCTTTTTGCGTATGGCATCCTTCAATGCCTCAACAGATTTTTACAGACTCAGAATATAGTGATGCCCATGATGTTGACCTCTGGTATCACGGCTTTGTTCCACGTTCTTATATGTTGGCTTTTCGTGTTCAAGATTGATCTTGGAAGCAAGGGGGCTGCTTTGGCTAATGCCATTTCGTATTGGGTTAACGTGTTTTTGTTAGCCGGTTATGTTAAAGTTTCCCCGGCTTGTAGAAAAACTTGGACTGGTTTTTCGAAGGAAGCTTGGCATGACGTTCTGGATTTTATCAAGCTCGCCATTCCTTCTGCAATTATGATTTG CTTTGAATATTGGTCATTTGAGATGGTTGTTCTTTTATCTGGCCTTCTCCCTAATCCTAAATTAGAGACATCAGTGTTATCGATAAG TCTTAATACTTGTTGGATGGTATACATGGTTTCAGTTGGACTTGGTGCTGCTATAAG CACAAGAGTTTCAAATGAGTTGGGGGCTGGTCGTCCACAAGGAGCACGATTAGCTTTATGTGTTGTTGCCATAGTGGCCATCACAGTAGGATTGATAATCGCAACCACCACAATTTTGGTTCGTTTTGCGTGGGGGAGGCTATACAGCAACGAAGAAGAAGTGATTAGATACGTTGCCAAGATTTTACCTCTGCTTGCTTTATCTGATTTCCTGGATGGCTTCCAATGTGTGCTTTCAG GGGCTGCTAGAGGATGTGGATGGCAAAAACTCCGTGCATATATCAATCTTGGTGCTTATTATGTTGTGGGGTTACCTTCTTCTGTTCTCTTTGCATTTGTTTTCAATACTGGAGGCATG GGACTATGGATGGGGATCATTTGTGCCCTGCTAGTGCAAAATGTGGCACTAATCGCGATAAATATATGCACTAATTGGGACAAGGAG GCAAGAAAAGCTGTAAATAGAGTTCCAAGGCTGTGGATTAGTTGA